One window from the genome of Halofilum ochraceum encodes:
- a CDS encoding YeiH family protein: MQRLWPGLLTAITIAMAAVFVSDHYGGPTLLYALLLGIAFNFLAQEPRTAPGVEFSARQVLRVGVALLGARIGLEQIGTLGADVIGVVVATVIATVIFGRILAAAFGLSRRQGVLTGGAVGICGASAALAIAAVLPRDEHAERDTLFAIVGVTTLGTLTMILYPVIVAAIGLDGVSAGIFLGATIHDVAQVVGAGYMVSGTAGDTATVTKLLRVAMLAPMVLAIALFFRRETGQRAVDVRWWRRLPVPLFLLAFIVIAGLNSLGLLSSAVAGGATEVSRWCLICAIAAIGMKTDLRELARVGWLAVALMVAETLFMAAIVLGFLVTWQ, from the coding sequence GTGCAGAGGTTATGGCCGGGATTGCTGACGGCGATCACGATCGCCATGGCGGCCGTGTTCGTCTCGGATCATTACGGTGGGCCGACCCTGCTGTATGCCCTGCTGCTGGGTATCGCCTTCAATTTCCTGGCGCAGGAACCCCGCACGGCGCCTGGCGTTGAATTCTCTGCCCGTCAGGTGCTCCGCGTCGGGGTGGCGCTGCTCGGTGCCCGGATTGGCCTTGAACAGATCGGCACCCTCGGTGCGGACGTGATCGGAGTCGTGGTCGCGACCGTGATCGCAACGGTCATCTTCGGCCGTATCCTCGCGGCCGCGTTCGGGCTGAGCCGCCGACAGGGCGTTCTGACCGGCGGCGCCGTGGGCATCTGTGGCGCATCGGCCGCGCTCGCGATCGCGGCGGTGTTGCCGCGCGACGAGCATGCCGAACGCGACACGCTGTTCGCGATCGTCGGTGTGACTACGCTCGGTACGCTGACCATGATTCTCTACCCGGTGATCGTCGCGGCGATCGGCCTGGATGGGGTGTCCGCGGGGATATTTCTGGGGGCGACCATCCACGACGTCGCCCAGGTCGTCGGTGCCGGTTACATGGTGTCGGGGACGGCGGGTGACACGGCTACGGTGACCAAGCTCCTGCGCGTGGCGATGCTGGCGCCGATGGTCCTCGCCATCGCGCTGTTCTTCCGCCGGGAAACGGGACAGCGCGCCGTGGACGTGCGCTGGTGGCGGCGGCTGCCTGTCCCGCTGTTTCTGCTGGCATTCATCGTGATTGCCGGCCTGAACAGCCTCGGTCTGTTGTCGAGCGCCGTCGCCGGAGGGGCGACCGAGGTATCGCGGTGGTGCCTGATCTGCGCGATCGCCGCGATCGGCATGAAAACGGATCTGCGCGAGCTGGCCCGCGTCGGCTGGCTCGCGGTCGCCCTCATGGTCGCGGAAACGCTGTTCATGGCGGCGATCGTGCTCGGCTTCCTCGTCACGTGGCAGTGA
- a CDS encoding LysR family transcriptional regulator, translating into MNIEMLDTFLDLLETRNFNRTADNLQITQSTVSARVRGLEEQLGVRLFVRGRGGAELTPDGQKFESYAVNIRLGWNLARQELAMPAGYHGQLRVAMQVSLWDKLIIDWVGELRRILTDTAVHVESDYSRAMIDEIVFGNLDVAVIYTPEYRPELAVDHLFDERFSMVATTACALEDVQPESYLFVASSPYFKARHGELLPQLQHAPLSMGLSNMTIAYLRRYSGIAYLPERMSRPLIESGDLFPVAGAPVIDQPVYATYVSRHRYRPNVKHALALLSTLDLNA; encoded by the coding sequence ATGAATATCGAAATGCTCGACACCTTCCTTGATCTCCTCGAGACGCGGAACTTCAACCGCACGGCGGACAACCTGCAGATCACGCAGTCGACAGTCAGTGCCCGTGTACGTGGACTCGAGGAGCAACTCGGCGTGCGCCTGTTCGTGCGGGGTCGTGGCGGTGCCGAACTGACGCCAGACGGCCAGAAATTCGAGAGTTACGCAGTGAATATCCGCCTCGGCTGGAACCTTGCGCGTCAGGAACTCGCGATGCCGGCCGGTTATCACGGTCAGCTCCGCGTCGCGATGCAGGTGAGCCTCTGGGACAAACTGATCATCGACTGGGTGGGCGAACTCCGCCGGATCCTCACCGACACGGCCGTGCACGTGGAATCGGATTACTCCAGGGCGATGATCGACGAAATCGTCTTCGGCAATCTCGACGTCGCCGTGATCTACACCCCGGAGTACCGCCCTGAACTCGCGGTCGATCATCTGTTCGACGAGCGCTTCAGTATGGTCGCGACGACTGCCTGCGCACTGGAAGACGTTCAGCCCGAGTCGTATCTGTTCGTGGCTTCGAGCCCGTACTTCAAGGCCCGCCACGGCGAGCTGCTGCCGCAACTCCAGCATGCCCCCCTGTCGATGGGGCTCAGCAACATGACCATTGCCTACCTGCGGCGGTACTCCGGAATCGCGTATCTGCCGGAGCGCATGAGTCGACCGTTGATCGAGTCGGGCGACCTGTTCCCGGTCGCGGGCGCCCCCGTCATCGACCAGCCGGTATACGCGACCTACGTCTCCCGGCATCGCTACCGCCCCAACGTGAAACACGCCCTCGCGCTGCTGTCGACGCTCGACCTGAACGCCTGA
- a CDS encoding FAD-binding oxidoreductase, with amino-acid sequence MTGHSQRKPPEAAWFTATVVGARRIAPAVMSVEIRVETESPFAYCEGQYIRIQLADGRRRDLSIANAHDRENLLEMWVRDVGGDFSRHVFDRLVTGEQWDFEGPLGDAWVRDDDRPLLLVTGGTGLGPARAIVRAELARDPSRTIDLVHGDERREDLFAHEELEHWSREHPSFGYRPTLRVPDAEWEGATGTPDQLIDQQQWDVHDRVAHLFGPPPMVEAAIQVLRKQGIDASDIHADAFTPGATDLDYRYPPGR; translated from the coding sequence ATGACCGGTCATTCGCAGCGGAAACCGCCGGAAGCCGCCTGGTTCACGGCCACCGTAGTGGGCGCACGCCGTATCGCACCCGCGGTCATGTCGGTGGAAATCCGCGTGGAGACGGAATCGCCCTTCGCCTATTGCGAAGGGCAGTACATCCGCATTCAACTCGCGGATGGCCGACGCCGCGATCTGTCCATCGCCAATGCCCACGACCGTGAAAATCTCCTCGAGATGTGGGTCCGTGATGTCGGCGGAGACTTCAGTCGTCATGTGTTCGATCGTCTCGTCACGGGTGAGCAGTGGGACTTCGAGGGGCCACTCGGCGATGCCTGGGTGCGCGACGACGACCGCCCCCTGCTGCTTGTCACCGGCGGTACCGGGCTCGGGCCCGCGCGGGCGATCGTACGGGCCGAACTGGCCCGGGATCCGTCGCGGACGATTGACCTCGTCCACGGTGACGAGCGGCGCGAAGACCTGTTCGCCCACGAAGAACTGGAACACTGGAGCCGGGAGCATCCCTCATTCGGTTACCGGCCGACCCTGCGGGTACCGGATGCCGAATGGGAAGGTGCGACCGGGACGCCGGATCAGCTTATCGACCAGCAGCAGTGGGATGTGCATGACCGTGTTGCGCATCTCTTCGGCCCGCCCCCGATGGTCGAGGCCGCAATTCAGGTACTCCGGAAACAGGGAATCGATGCCAGCGACATCCACGCCGACGCGTTCACGCCCGGCGCAACCGATCTCGATTATCGATATCCTCCCGGGCGGTGA
- the pncA gene encoding bifunctional nicotinamidase/pyrazinamidase: MAVHFDKSRSALVLVDIQPDFVPGGPLATADGDRILDPVQRLLDAGLFRVNAATQDWHPPGHVSFASEHEGRQPFETIDLHGHEQTLWPDHCVQGSDGARLHPAIDWNRADVIVRKGSDPNVDSYSGFRDNWGPTGDRPPTGLAGYLRELGVTDLFVCGLARDVCVKWTAEDGAGAGFNVHLIWDLTRPVTYDSDEQTRVDLEHAGVHIVGLADLPEESS; this comes from the coding sequence ATGGCGGTGCACTTCGATAAAAGCCGGTCAGCCCTTGTGCTGGTGGATATACAGCCCGATTTCGTCCCGGGCGGTCCGTTGGCCACGGCGGACGGAGACCGGATTCTGGACCCGGTGCAGCGGCTTCTCGATGCGGGGCTGTTCCGTGTGAACGCCGCAACCCAGGACTGGCATCCGCCCGGACACGTGTCCTTCGCCAGCGAGCACGAGGGCAGGCAGCCGTTCGAGACCATCGATCTTCACGGTCACGAACAGACGCTCTGGCCCGACCACTGTGTCCAGGGCAGCGACGGGGCGCGTCTGCATCCGGCGATCGATTGGAATCGCGCCGATGTGATCGTCCGCAAAGGCAGCGACCCGAACGTGGATTCGTACAGCGGGTTCCGCGATAACTGGGGGCCTACTGGCGATCGGCCGCCGACCGGGCTGGCCGGTTATCTGCGGGAACTGGGCGTCACGGACCTGTTCGTCTGCGGGCTGGCCCGTGATGTCTGTGTGAAGTGGACGGCGGAAGACGGCGCCGGAGCTGGGTTCAACGTGCATCTCATATGGGATCTCACTCGGCCCGTGACGTATGACAGTGACGAGCAGACGCGGGTCGATCTTGAGCATGCCGGTGTGCATATCGTCGGGCTTGCCGATCTGCCGGAGGAGTCCTCCTGA